Proteins encoded in a region of the Equus asinus isolate D_3611 breed Donkey chromosome X, EquAss-T2T_v2, whole genome shotgun sequence genome:
- the PLXNA3 gene encoding plexin-A3 isoform X1, translating into MPAVCLLSLLVLAMGGALGSSRPFPAFSVTDTTLTHLAVHRVTGEVFVGAVNRVFKLSPNLTELRAHVTGPVEDNARCYPPPSMRVCAHRLAPVDNVNKLLLIDYAARRLVACGSIWQGICQFLRLDDLFKLGEPHHRKEHYLSGAREPDSMAGVIVEQGQGPSKLFVGTAVDGKSEYFPTLSSRKLIGDEDSADMFSLVYQDEFVSSQIKIPSDTLSLYPAFDIYYIYGFVSASFVYFLTLQLDTQQTLLDTAGEKFFTSKIVRMCAGDSEFYSYVEFPIGCSWRGVEYRLVQSAHLAKPGLLLAQALGVPADEDVLFTVFSQGQKNRASPPRQTILCLFTLSNINAHIRRRIQSCYRGEGTLALPWLLNKELPCINTPMQINGNFCGLVLNQPLGGLHVIEGLPLLADSTDGMASVAAYTYHQHSVVFIGTRSGSLKKVRVDGSQDAHLYETVPVVDGSPILRDLLFSPDHRHIYLLSEKQVSQLPVETCEQYLSCAACLGSGDPHCGWCVLQHRCCREGACPGASAPHGFAKELSKCVQVRVQPNNVSVTSPGVQLTVAMRNVPDLSAGVSCAFEEVTENEAILLPSGELRCPSPSLQELRTLTRGHGATRTVRLQLLSKETGVSFAGADFVFYNCSVLQSCMSCVGSPYPCHWCKYRHVCTSHPHECSFQEGRVHSPEGCPEILPSGDLLIPVGVMQPLTLRAKNLPQPQSGQKNYECVVRVQGRQQRVPAVRFNSSSVQCQNASYSYEGDEYGDTELDFSVVWDGDFPIDKPATFRALLYKCWAQRPSCGLCLKADPRFNCGWCVSEHRCQLRAHCPAPKTNWMHLSQKGTRCSHPRIAQIHPLMGPKEGGTRVTIVGENLGLTYREVGLRVAGVRCNSIPAEYVSAERIVCEMEESLVPSPPPGPVELCVGDCSADFRTQSEQLYSFVTPMFNRVSPSRGPASGGTRLTISGSSLDAGSRVAVTVRDGECQFVRRDAEAIVCISPVSTLGPSQASITLAIDRANISSPGVLYTYTQDPTVTRLEPTWSIINGSTAITVSGTHLLTVQEPRVRAKYRGIETTNTCQVINDTAMLCKAPGIFLGRPQPQAQGEHPDEFGFLLDHVQTARSLNRSSFTYYPDPSFEPLGPSGVLDVKPGSHVVLKGKNLIPAAAGNSRLNYTVLIGGQPCALTVSDTQLLCDSPSQTGRQPVMVLVGGLEFWLGTLHITAERALTLPAMVGLAVGGGLLLLAITAVLVAYKRKTQDADRTLKRLQLQMDNLESRVALECKEAFAELQTDINELTNHMDGVQIPFLDYRTYAVRVLFPGIEAHPVLKELDTPPNVEKALRLFGQLLHSRAFVLTFIHTLEAQSSFSMRDRGTVASLTMVALQSRLDYATGLLKQLLADLIEKNLESKNHPKLLLRRTESVAEKMLTNWFTFLLHKFLKECAGEPLFLLYCAIKQQMEKGPIDAITGEARYSLSEDKLIRQQIDYKTLTLHCLCPESEGSPQVPVKVLNCDSITQAKDKLLDAVYKGIPYSQRPKAEDMDLEWRQGRMARIILQDEDVTTKIECDWKRVNSLAHYQVTDGSVVALVPKQVSAYNMANSFTFTCSLSRYESLLRTASSPDSLRSRAPMITPDQETGTKLWHLVKNHDHADHREGDRGSKMVSEIYLTRLLATKGTLQKFVDDLFETVFSTAHRGSALPLAIKYMFDFLDEQADQRQISDPDVRHTWKSNCLPLRFWVNVIKNPQFVFDIHKSSITDACLSVVAQTFMDSCSTSEHRLGKDSPSNKLLYAKDIPNYKSWVERYYRDIAKMASISDQDMDAYLVEQSRLHASDFNVLSALSELYFYVTKYRQEVLTALDRDASCRKHKLRQKLEQIITLLSSNS; encoded by the exons ATGCCCGCTGTTTGTCTCCTCTCACTGCTCGTCCTTGCCATGGGGGGggccctgggcagcagcaggCCCTTCCCTGCCTTCTCGGTGACAGACACTACCCTCACCCACCTGGCGGTACACCGGGTGACTGGAGAGGTGTTTGTGGGTGCAGTGAATCGTGTCTTCAAGCTGTCCCCCAACCTGACCGAGCTGCGGGCCCATGTCACGGGGCCTGTTGAGGACAATGCTCGCTGCTACCCACCCCCCAGTATGCGTGTGTGCGCCCATCGCCTGGCGCCTGTGGACAACGTGAACAAGCTGCTGCTCATAGACTATGCGGCCCGCCGCCTGGTGGCCTGTGGCAGCATCTGGCAGGGCATTTGCCAGTTCCTGCGCCTCGATGACCTCTTCAAGCTGGGCGAGCCCCACCATCGCAAGGAGCACTACCTGTCGGGGGCCCGGGAACCCGACTCCATGGCTGGCGTCATTGTGGAACAGGGCCAGGGGCCCAGCAAGCTGTTTGTGGGCACTGCTGTGGATGGCAAGTCTGAGTACTTCCCCACTCTGAGCTCTCGAAAGCTCATCGGTGATGAGGACAGTGCCGACATGTTCAGTCTG GTGTACCAGGATGAGTTTGTCTCCTCACAGATCAAGATCCCCTCAGACACATTGTCCTTGTACCCTGCTTTTGACATCTACTATATCTATGGCTTTGTGAGTGCCTCCTTTGTGTACTTCCTGACGCTGCAGCTGGACACCCAGCAGACGTTGCTGGACACAGCAGGCGAGAAATTCTTCACATCCAAGATCGTGCGCATGTGCGCGGGGGACTCGGAGTTCTACTCATACGTGGAGTTCCCCATTGGCTGCTCCTGGCGTGGCGTGGAGTACCGCTTGGTGCAGAGCGCCCACCTGGCCAAGCCCGGCCTGCTGCTGGCCCAGGCCCTGGGTGTGCCAGCTGACGAGGATGTCCTCTTCACAGTCTTCTCTCAAGGCCAGAAGAACCGGGCCAGCCCACCGAGGCAGACCATCCTCTGCCTCTTTACCCTCAGCAACATCAATGCCCACATCCGGCGCCGCATCCAGTCCTGCTATCGCGGGGAGGGCACACTGGCCCTGCCTTGGCTGCTGAACAAGGAGCTGCCCTGCATCAACACT CCCATGCAGATAAATGGAAACTTCTGCGGGCTGGTGTTGAACCAGCCACTGGGTGGCCTGCACGTGATTGAGGGGCTGCCCCTGCTGGCTGACAGCACTGATGGCATGGCCAGTGTGGCTGCCTACACCTACCACCAGCACTCCGTGGTCTTCATTGGCACTCGCAGTGGCAGCCTGAAGAAG GTGCGGGTCGATGGCTCCCAGGATGCCCATCTGTACGAGACAGTGCCCGTGGTGGATGGCAGCCCCATACTCCGAGACCTCCTCTTCAGCCCTGACCACCGGCACATCTACCTCCTGAGTGAGAAGCAG GTGAGCCAGCTCCCAGTGGAGACCTGCGAGCAATACCTGAGTTGTGCAGCCTGCCTGGGCTCGGGGGACCCGCACTGTGGTTGGTGTGTGCTGCAGCACAG ATGCTGCCGCGAAGGGGCTTGTCCAGGTGCCTCAGCCCCTCATGGCTTTGCCAAGGAGCTGAGCAAATGTGTTCAGGTGCGGGTCCAGCCCAACAACGTGTCGGTGACATCACCTGGGGTGCAG ctcACTGTGGCCATGCGCAACGTGCCAGACCTCAGCGCAGGTGTGAGCTGTGCCTTTGAGGAGGTGACGGAGAACGAGGCCATCCTGCTGCCCTCTGGGGAGTTGCGCTGTCCCTCGCCCTCCCTCCAGGAGCTCCGGACGCTCACCAGGGGGCACG GGGCCACCCGCACTGTGCGGCTGCAGCTGCTCTCCAAGGAGACCGGCGTGAGCTTTGCAGGGGCCGACTTTGTCTTCTACAACTGCAGTGTTCTCCAGTC GTGCATGTCCTGCGTCGGCAGCCCTTACCCCTGCCACTGGTGTAAGTACCGCCACGTGTGTACCAGCCACCCCCACGAGTGCTCCTTCCAGGAGGGCAGGGTCCACAGCCCTGAG GGCTGCCCTGAGATCCTGCCCAGCGGGGACCTCCTGATCCCGGTCGGTGTCATGCAGCCTCTTACCTTGCGGGCCAAGAACCTGCCGCAGCCCCAGTCGGGCCAGAAGAACTACGAGTGCGTGGTCCGGGTGCAGGGCCGGCAGCAGCGGGTGCCTGCTGTGCGCTTCAACAGCAGCAGTGTGCAGTGCCAGAATGCCTCG TACTCCTATGAAGGCGATGAGTATGGTGACACCGAGCTGGATTTCTCTGTGGTCTGGGATGGAGATTTCCCCATTGACAAGCCTGCCACCTTCCGAG CTCTCCTGTACAAGTGCTGGGCCCAGCGACCTAGCTGTGGTCTCTGCCTCAAGGCTGACCCCCGCTTCAACTGCGGCTGGTGCGTCTCAGAGCACAGGTGCCAGCTGCGGGCCCACTGCCCAGCACCCAAGACCAACTGGATGCACCTGAGCCAGAAAGGCACCCGCTGCAGCCACCCTCGCATTGCCCAG ATCCACCCACTTATGGGGCCCAAGGAGGGAGGTACCCGGGTCACCATCGTGGGCGAGAACCTGGGCCTCACCTACCGAGAGGTGGGCCTGCGGGTGGCCGGCGTGCGCTGCAACTCCATCCCTGCCGAGTATGTCAGCGCTGAGAG GATTGTGTGTGAGATGGAGGAGTCGCTGGTGCCCAGCCCGCCGCCGGGGCCTGTGGAGCTCTGTGTAGGCGACTGTTCCGCGGACTTCCGCACGCAGTCTGAGCAGCTCTACAGCTTCGTG ACCCCAATGTTCAACCGTGTGAGTCCCAGTCGGGGCCCAGCTTCTGGAGGCACACGGCTCACCATCTCCGGTAGCTCTCTGGATGCTGGCAGCAGAGTTGCAGTGACTGTGAGAGACGGCGAGTGCCAGTTTGTGAG GAGAGATGCCGAAGCGATTGTGTGTATCTCGCCCGTCTCCACCCTGGGCCCCAGCCAGGCCTCCATCACCCTGGCTATCGACCGTGCCAACATCTCTAGTCCTGGAGTCCTCTACACCTACACCCAGGACCCCACTGTCACTCGCCTTGAGCCCACCTGGAGCATCATCAA CGGAAGCACTGCCATCACTGTGAGTGGGACTCACCTGCTGACAGTCCAGGAGCCCCGAGTCCGGGCCAAGTACCGAGGCATTGAAACCACCAAT ACGTGCCAGGTGATCAACGACACTGCTATGCTGTGTAAGGCCCCCGGCATCTTCCTGGGGCGGCCCCAGCCGCAGGCCCAGGGCGAGCACCCTGACGAGTTTGGCTTCCTGCTAGACCACGTGCAGACAGCCCGCTCTCTCAACCGATCCTCTTTTACCTACTACCCCGACCCCAGCTTCGAGCCACTTGGGCCCTCCGGCGTCCTGGACGTCAAACCTGGCTCCCACGTAGTGTTAAAG GGCAAGAATCTGATCCCTGCAGCAGCCGGCAACTCCCGTCTCAACTACACAGTGCTGATTGGGGGCCAGCCGTGTGCACTCACCGTCTCGGACACACAACTCCTGTGCGACTCACCCAGCCAGACGGGCCGGCAGCCTGTCatg GTGCTGGTGGGTGGCCTGGAGTTCTGGCTGGGCACCCTGCACATCACGGCCGAGCGAGCGTTGACCCTGCCGGCCATGGTGGGGCTGGCAGTGGGCGGTGGGCTCTTGCTGCTGGCCATCACCGCTGTGCTGGTCGCCTACAAGCGCAAGACTCAGGATGCTGACCGCACACTCAAGCGGCTCCAGCTACAGATGGACAACTTGGAGTCCCGCGTGGCCCTAGAATGCAAGGAAG cctttgccgAGCTGCAGACAGACATCAACGAGCTGACAAACCATATGGATGGCGTGCAGATCCCTTTCCTGGACTACCGGACCTATGCCGTGCGCGTACTCTTCCCAGGCATCGAGGCCCACCCAGTGCTCAAGGAGCTGGAT ACCCCGCCCAATGTCGAGAAGGCCCTGCGCCTCTTCGGGCAGCTGCTGCACAGCCGGGCCTTCGTGCTTACCTTCATCCACACGCTGGAGGCCCAGAGCAGCTTCTCCATGCGGGACCGTGGCACCGTGGCTTCGCTCACCATGGTGGCATTGCAGAGCCGCCTcgactatgccacagggctgctCAAGCAGTTGCTGGCGGACCTCATAGAGAAAAACTTAGAAAGCAAGAACCATCCAAAGCTGCTATTGCGCAG GACTGAGTCAGTGGCTGAGAAGATGCTTACCAACTGGTTCACTTTCCTGCTGCATAAGTTTCTGAAG GAGTGCGCCGGGGAGCCGCTTTTCCTGCTTTACTGCGCCATCAAGCAGCAGATGGAGAAGGGCCCCATCGACGCCATCACGGGCGAGGCGCGCTACTCCCTGAGCGAGGACAAGCTCATCCGGCAGCAGATTGACTACAAGACGCTG accctgcactgtttatgCCCGGAGAGTGAGGGGAGCCCTCAGGTCCCAGTGAAGGTTCTCAACTGCGACAGCATCACCCAGGCCAAAGACAAGCTGCTGGATGCTGTGTACAAGGGCATCCCATACTCCCAGCGCCCCAAAGCTGAGGACATGGACCTAG AATGGCGCCAGGGCCGCATGGCCCGCATCATCCTCCAGGATGAGGATGTCACCACCAAGATCGAGTGTGACTGGAAGAGGGTCAACTCACTGGCCCACTACCAG GTGACAGATGGTTCCGTGGTAGCACTGGTGCCCAAACAAGTATCTGCCTATAACATGGCCAACTCCTTTACCTTCACCTGCTCCCTCAGCCGCTACG AGAGCTTGCTCCGCACAGCCAGCAGCCCCGATAGCCTCCGCTCTCGGGCGCCCATGATCACGCCTGACCAGGAGACAGGCACCAAGCTGTGGCACCTGGTAAAGAACCATGACCACGCCGACCACCGCGAGGGGGACCGTGGCAGCAAGATGGTCTCAGAGATCTACTTGACACGGCTGCTGGCCACTAAG GGCACCCTGCAGAAGTTTGTGGACGACCTCTTTGAGACCGTGTTCAGCACAGCGCACCGGGGCTCGGCCCTGCCCCTGGCCATCAAGTACATGTTTGACTTCCTGGATGAGCAGGCCGACCAGCGCCAGATCAGTGACCCCGATGTGCGGCACACCTGGAAGAGCAACTG CCTGCCCCTGCGCTTCTGGGTGAACGTGATCAAGAACCCGCAGTTTGTGTTCGACATCCACAAGAGCAGCATCACAGATGCCTGCCTGTCGGTGGTAGCCCAGACCTTCATGGACTCCTGCTCCACGTCCGAGCACCGCCTGGGCAAGGACTCCCCTTCCAACAAGCTGCTCTACGCCAAGGACATCCCCAACTACAAGAGCTGGGTGGAGAG GTACTACCGGGACATTGCAAAGATGGCATCCATCAGCGACCAGGATATGGATGCCTACCTGGTGGAGCAGTCCCGACTCCACGCCAGCGACTTCAATGTCCTAAGTGCACTCAGCGAGCTCTATTTCTATGTCACCAAGTACCGCCAAGAG GTTCTCACCGCTCTGGACCGAGATGCGTCTTGTCGGAAGCATAAGTTGCGCCAGAAGCTGGAACAGATCATCACTCTCCTGTCCAGCAACAGTTAA
- the PLXNA3 gene encoding plexin-A3 isoform X2 produces the protein MPAVCLLSLLVLAMGGALGSSRPFPAFSVTDTTLTHLAVHRVTGEVFVGAVNRVFKLSPNLTELRAHVTGPVEDNARCYPPPSMRVCAHRLAPVDNVNKLLLIDYAARRLVACGSIWQGICQFLRLDDLFKLGEPHHRKEHYLSGAREPDSMAGVIVEQGQGPSKLFVGTAVDGKSEYFPTLSSRKLIGDEDSADMFSLVYQDEFVSSQIKIPSDTLSLYPAFDIYYIYGFVSASFVYFLTLQLDTQQTLLDTAGEKFFTSKIVRMCAGDSEFYSYVEFPIGCSWRGVEYRLVQSAHLAKPGLLLAQALGVPADEDVLFTVFSQGQKNRASPPRQTILCLFTLSNINAHIRRRIQSCYRGEGTLALPWLLNKELPCINTPMQINGNFCGLVLNQPLGGLHVIEGLPLLADSTDGMASVAAYTYHQHSVVFIGTRSGSLKKVRVDGSQDAHLYETVPVVDGSPILRDLLFSPDHRHIYLLSEKQVSQLPVETCEQYLSCAACLGSGDPHCGWCVLQHRCCREGACPGASAPHGFAKELSKCVQVRVQPNNVSVTSPGVQLTVAMRNVPDLSAGVSCAFEEVTENEAILLPSGELRCPSPSLQELRTLTRGHGATRTVRLQLLSKETGVSFAGADFVFYNCSVLQSCMSCVGSPYPCHWCKYRHVCTSHPHECSFQEGRVHSPEGCPEILPSGDLLIPVGVMQPLTLRAKNLPQPQSGQKNYECVVRVQGRQQRVPAVRFNSSSVQCQNASYSYEGDEYGDTELDFSVVWDGDFPIDKPATFRALLYKCWAQRPSCGLCLKADPRFNCGWCVSEHRCQLRAHCPAPKTNWMHLSQKGTRCSHPRIAQIHPLMGPKEGGTRVTIVGENLGLTYREVGLRVAGVRCNSIPAEYVSAERIVCEMEESLVPSPPPGPVELCVGDCSADFRTQSEQLYSFVTPMFNRVSPSRGPASGGTRLTISGSSLDAGSRVAVTVRDGECQFVRRDAEAIVCISPVSTLGPSQASITLAIDRANISSPGVLYTYTQDPTVTRLEPTWSIINGSTAITVSGTHLLTVQEPRVRAKYRGIETTNTCQVINDTAMLCKAPGIFLGRPQPQAQGEHPDEFGFLLDHVQTARSLNRSSFTYYPDPSFEPLGPSGVLDVKPGSHVVLKGKNLIPAAAGNSRLNYTVLIGGQPCALTVSDTQLLCDSPSQTGRQPVMVLVGGLEFWLGTLHITAERALTLPAMVGLAVGGGLLLLAITAVLVAYKRKTQDADRTLKRLQLQMDNLESRVALECKEAFAELQTDINELTNHMDGVQIPFLDYRTYAVRVLFPGIEAHPVLKELDTPPNVEKALRLFGQLLHSRAFVLTFIHTLEAQSSFSMRDRGTVASLTMVALQSRLDYATGLLKQLLADLIEKNLESKNHPKLLLRRTESVAEKMLTNWFTFLLHKFLKECAGEPLFLLYCAIKQQMEKGPIDAITGEARYSLSEDKLIRQQIDYKTLTLHCLCPESEGSPQVPVKVLNCDSITQAKDKLLDAVYKGIPYSQRPKAEDMDLEWRQGRMARIILQDEDVTTKIECDWKRVNSLAHYQVTDGSVVALVPKQVSAYNMANSFTFTCSLSRYESLLRTASSPDSLRSRAPMITPDQETGTKLWHLVKNHDHADHREGDRGSKMVSEIYLTRLLATKGTLQKFVDDLFETVFSTAHRGSALPLAIKYMFDFLDEQADQRQISDPDVRHTWKSNCLPLRFWVNVIKNPQFVFDIHKSSITDACLSVVAQTFMDSCSTSEHRLGKDSPSNKLLYAKDIPNYKSWVERVPTGTTGTLQRWHPSATRIWMPTWWSSPDSTPATSMS, from the exons ATGCCCGCTGTTTGTCTCCTCTCACTGCTCGTCCTTGCCATGGGGGGggccctgggcagcagcaggCCCTTCCCTGCCTTCTCGGTGACAGACACTACCCTCACCCACCTGGCGGTACACCGGGTGACTGGAGAGGTGTTTGTGGGTGCAGTGAATCGTGTCTTCAAGCTGTCCCCCAACCTGACCGAGCTGCGGGCCCATGTCACGGGGCCTGTTGAGGACAATGCTCGCTGCTACCCACCCCCCAGTATGCGTGTGTGCGCCCATCGCCTGGCGCCTGTGGACAACGTGAACAAGCTGCTGCTCATAGACTATGCGGCCCGCCGCCTGGTGGCCTGTGGCAGCATCTGGCAGGGCATTTGCCAGTTCCTGCGCCTCGATGACCTCTTCAAGCTGGGCGAGCCCCACCATCGCAAGGAGCACTACCTGTCGGGGGCCCGGGAACCCGACTCCATGGCTGGCGTCATTGTGGAACAGGGCCAGGGGCCCAGCAAGCTGTTTGTGGGCACTGCTGTGGATGGCAAGTCTGAGTACTTCCCCACTCTGAGCTCTCGAAAGCTCATCGGTGATGAGGACAGTGCCGACATGTTCAGTCTG GTGTACCAGGATGAGTTTGTCTCCTCACAGATCAAGATCCCCTCAGACACATTGTCCTTGTACCCTGCTTTTGACATCTACTATATCTATGGCTTTGTGAGTGCCTCCTTTGTGTACTTCCTGACGCTGCAGCTGGACACCCAGCAGACGTTGCTGGACACAGCAGGCGAGAAATTCTTCACATCCAAGATCGTGCGCATGTGCGCGGGGGACTCGGAGTTCTACTCATACGTGGAGTTCCCCATTGGCTGCTCCTGGCGTGGCGTGGAGTACCGCTTGGTGCAGAGCGCCCACCTGGCCAAGCCCGGCCTGCTGCTGGCCCAGGCCCTGGGTGTGCCAGCTGACGAGGATGTCCTCTTCACAGTCTTCTCTCAAGGCCAGAAGAACCGGGCCAGCCCACCGAGGCAGACCATCCTCTGCCTCTTTACCCTCAGCAACATCAATGCCCACATCCGGCGCCGCATCCAGTCCTGCTATCGCGGGGAGGGCACACTGGCCCTGCCTTGGCTGCTGAACAAGGAGCTGCCCTGCATCAACACT CCCATGCAGATAAATGGAAACTTCTGCGGGCTGGTGTTGAACCAGCCACTGGGTGGCCTGCACGTGATTGAGGGGCTGCCCCTGCTGGCTGACAGCACTGATGGCATGGCCAGTGTGGCTGCCTACACCTACCACCAGCACTCCGTGGTCTTCATTGGCACTCGCAGTGGCAGCCTGAAGAAG GTGCGGGTCGATGGCTCCCAGGATGCCCATCTGTACGAGACAGTGCCCGTGGTGGATGGCAGCCCCATACTCCGAGACCTCCTCTTCAGCCCTGACCACCGGCACATCTACCTCCTGAGTGAGAAGCAG GTGAGCCAGCTCCCAGTGGAGACCTGCGAGCAATACCTGAGTTGTGCAGCCTGCCTGGGCTCGGGGGACCCGCACTGTGGTTGGTGTGTGCTGCAGCACAG ATGCTGCCGCGAAGGGGCTTGTCCAGGTGCCTCAGCCCCTCATGGCTTTGCCAAGGAGCTGAGCAAATGTGTTCAGGTGCGGGTCCAGCCCAACAACGTGTCGGTGACATCACCTGGGGTGCAG ctcACTGTGGCCATGCGCAACGTGCCAGACCTCAGCGCAGGTGTGAGCTGTGCCTTTGAGGAGGTGACGGAGAACGAGGCCATCCTGCTGCCCTCTGGGGAGTTGCGCTGTCCCTCGCCCTCCCTCCAGGAGCTCCGGACGCTCACCAGGGGGCACG GGGCCACCCGCACTGTGCGGCTGCAGCTGCTCTCCAAGGAGACCGGCGTGAGCTTTGCAGGGGCCGACTTTGTCTTCTACAACTGCAGTGTTCTCCAGTC GTGCATGTCCTGCGTCGGCAGCCCTTACCCCTGCCACTGGTGTAAGTACCGCCACGTGTGTACCAGCCACCCCCACGAGTGCTCCTTCCAGGAGGGCAGGGTCCACAGCCCTGAG GGCTGCCCTGAGATCCTGCCCAGCGGGGACCTCCTGATCCCGGTCGGTGTCATGCAGCCTCTTACCTTGCGGGCCAAGAACCTGCCGCAGCCCCAGTCGGGCCAGAAGAACTACGAGTGCGTGGTCCGGGTGCAGGGCCGGCAGCAGCGGGTGCCTGCTGTGCGCTTCAACAGCAGCAGTGTGCAGTGCCAGAATGCCTCG TACTCCTATGAAGGCGATGAGTATGGTGACACCGAGCTGGATTTCTCTGTGGTCTGGGATGGAGATTTCCCCATTGACAAGCCTGCCACCTTCCGAG CTCTCCTGTACAAGTGCTGGGCCCAGCGACCTAGCTGTGGTCTCTGCCTCAAGGCTGACCCCCGCTTCAACTGCGGCTGGTGCGTCTCAGAGCACAGGTGCCAGCTGCGGGCCCACTGCCCAGCACCCAAGACCAACTGGATGCACCTGAGCCAGAAAGGCACCCGCTGCAGCCACCCTCGCATTGCCCAG ATCCACCCACTTATGGGGCCCAAGGAGGGAGGTACCCGGGTCACCATCGTGGGCGAGAACCTGGGCCTCACCTACCGAGAGGTGGGCCTGCGGGTGGCCGGCGTGCGCTGCAACTCCATCCCTGCCGAGTATGTCAGCGCTGAGAG GATTGTGTGTGAGATGGAGGAGTCGCTGGTGCCCAGCCCGCCGCCGGGGCCTGTGGAGCTCTGTGTAGGCGACTGTTCCGCGGACTTCCGCACGCAGTCTGAGCAGCTCTACAGCTTCGTG ACCCCAATGTTCAACCGTGTGAGTCCCAGTCGGGGCCCAGCTTCTGGAGGCACACGGCTCACCATCTCCGGTAGCTCTCTGGATGCTGGCAGCAGAGTTGCAGTGACTGTGAGAGACGGCGAGTGCCAGTTTGTGAG GAGAGATGCCGAAGCGATTGTGTGTATCTCGCCCGTCTCCACCCTGGGCCCCAGCCAGGCCTCCATCACCCTGGCTATCGACCGTGCCAACATCTCTAGTCCTGGAGTCCTCTACACCTACACCCAGGACCCCACTGTCACTCGCCTTGAGCCCACCTGGAGCATCATCAA CGGAAGCACTGCCATCACTGTGAGTGGGACTCACCTGCTGACAGTCCAGGAGCCCCGAGTCCGGGCCAAGTACCGAGGCATTGAAACCACCAAT ACGTGCCAGGTGATCAACGACACTGCTATGCTGTGTAAGGCCCCCGGCATCTTCCTGGGGCGGCCCCAGCCGCAGGCCCAGGGCGAGCACCCTGACGAGTTTGGCTTCCTGCTAGACCACGTGCAGACAGCCCGCTCTCTCAACCGATCCTCTTTTACCTACTACCCCGACCCCAGCTTCGAGCCACTTGGGCCCTCCGGCGTCCTGGACGTCAAACCTGGCTCCCACGTAGTGTTAAAG GGCAAGAATCTGATCCCTGCAGCAGCCGGCAACTCCCGTCTCAACTACACAGTGCTGATTGGGGGCCAGCCGTGTGCACTCACCGTCTCGGACACACAACTCCTGTGCGACTCACCCAGCCAGACGGGCCGGCAGCCTGTCatg GTGCTGGTGGGTGGCCTGGAGTTCTGGCTGGGCACCCTGCACATCACGGCCGAGCGAGCGTTGACCCTGCCGGCCATGGTGGGGCTGGCAGTGGGCGGTGGGCTCTTGCTGCTGGCCATCACCGCTGTGCTGGTCGCCTACAAGCGCAAGACTCAGGATGCTGACCGCACACTCAAGCGGCTCCAGCTACAGATGGACAACTTGGAGTCCCGCGTGGCCCTAGAATGCAAGGAAG cctttgccgAGCTGCAGACAGACATCAACGAGCTGACAAACCATATGGATGGCGTGCAGATCCCTTTCCTGGACTACCGGACCTATGCCGTGCGCGTACTCTTCCCAGGCATCGAGGCCCACCCAGTGCTCAAGGAGCTGGAT ACCCCGCCCAATGTCGAGAAGGCCCTGCGCCTCTTCGGGCAGCTGCTGCACAGCCGGGCCTTCGTGCTTACCTTCATCCACACGCTGGAGGCCCAGAGCAGCTTCTCCATGCGGGACCGTGGCACCGTGGCTTCGCTCACCATGGTGGCATTGCAGAGCCGCCTcgactatgccacagggctgctCAAGCAGTTGCTGGCGGACCTCATAGAGAAAAACTTAGAAAGCAAGAACCATCCAAAGCTGCTATTGCGCAG GACTGAGTCAGTGGCTGAGAAGATGCTTACCAACTGGTTCACTTTCCTGCTGCATAAGTTTCTGAAG GAGTGCGCCGGGGAGCCGCTTTTCCTGCTTTACTGCGCCATCAAGCAGCAGATGGAGAAGGGCCCCATCGACGCCATCACGGGCGAGGCGCGCTACTCCCTGAGCGAGGACAAGCTCATCCGGCAGCAGATTGACTACAAGACGCTG accctgcactgtttatgCCCGGAGAGTGAGGGGAGCCCTCAGGTCCCAGTGAAGGTTCTCAACTGCGACAGCATCACCCAGGCCAAAGACAAGCTGCTGGATGCTGTGTACAAGGGCATCCCATACTCCCAGCGCCCCAAAGCTGAGGACATGGACCTAG AATGGCGCCAGGGCCGCATGGCCCGCATCATCCTCCAGGATGAGGATGTCACCACCAAGATCGAGTGTGACTGGAAGAGGGTCAACTCACTGGCCCACTACCAG GTGACAGATGGTTCCGTGGTAGCACTGGTGCCCAAACAAGTATCTGCCTATAACATGGCCAACTCCTTTACCTTCACCTGCTCCCTCAGCCGCTACG AGAGCTTGCTCCGCACAGCCAGCAGCCCCGATAGCCTCCGCTCTCGGGCGCCCATGATCACGCCTGACCAGGAGACAGGCACCAAGCTGTGGCACCTGGTAAAGAACCATGACCACGCCGACCACCGCGAGGGGGACCGTGGCAGCAAGATGGTCTCAGAGATCTACTTGACACGGCTGCTGGCCACTAAG GGCACCCTGCAGAAGTTTGTGGACGACCTCTTTGAGACCGTGTTCAGCACAGCGCACCGGGGCTCGGCCCTGCCCCTGGCCATCAAGTACATGTTTGACTTCCTGGATGAGCAGGCCGACCAGCGCCAGATCAGTGACCCCGATGTGCGGCACACCTGGAAGAGCAACTG CCTGCCCCTGCGCTTCTGGGTGAACGTGATCAAGAACCCGCAGTTTGTGTTCGACATCCACAAGAGCAGCATCACAGATGCCTGCCTGTCGGTGGTAGCCCAGACCTTCATGGACTCCTGCTCCACGTCCGAGCACCGCCTGGGCAAGGACTCCCCTTCCAACAAGCTGCTCTACGCCAAGGACATCCCCAACTACAAGAGCTGGGTGGAGAG GGTCCCAACAGGTACTACCGGGACATTGCAAAGATGGCATCCATCAGCGACCAGGATATGGATGCCTACCTGGTGGAGCAGTCCCGACTCCACGCCAGCGACTTCAATGTCCTAA